TTGACAGGTTGCCATTGTTGTGGCTAGTATGTGTTCACAATTTTGCTCTCTAGGTACCATGGTAAATATAATTTCTTTGTCTTGATGTTCACCTCATCTTTTATATAGATTGAAATCTTACTATCGGAATTGGTTGAAGTCTTCTTATTATGCAGGGTACTTCTCGGGTGACAAAAAATCCCAAGCACAACAGCAGGGTACTTCTAGGGTGACAAAAAATCCCAAGCACAACAGCCTGAAGCTAAAGTCATATTGGCTTGCATACCAGGAGCTGATCCAAGTTTACTTCGAAGCGACTGATGTTATTATCAACTCTATCATTGTTTCTCAGTGTAGTGTTAAGTGGACTACCACTCCTGTAATAATAGATTGATAATTTTATTCAAG
This genomic interval from Papaver somniferum cultivar HN1 unplaced genomic scaffold, ASM357369v1 unplaced-scaffold_107, whole genome shotgun sequence contains the following:
- the LOC113327776 gene encoding uncharacterized protein LOC113327776 isoform X1, whose translation is MEGSIDYDPITPELYQRVSSIIHVKEEDVITISCSLMNSGYLCRLLRLLAGQFKIYFKHSRVAIVVASMCSQFCSLGTMSSYYAGYFSGDKKSQAQQQGTSRVTKNPKHNSLKLKSYWLAYQELIQVYFEATDVIINSIIVSQCSVKWTTTPVIID
- the LOC113327776 gene encoding uncharacterized protein LOC113327776 isoform X2, with the protein product MEGSIDYDPITPELYQRVSSIIHVKEEDVITISCSLMNSGYLCRLLRLLAGQFKIYFKHSRSSYYAGYFSGDKKSQAQQQGTSRVTKNPKHNSLKLKSYWLAYQELIQVYFEATDVIINSIIVSQCSVKWTTTPVIID